The proteins below are encoded in one region of Oryzias melastigma strain HK-1 linkage group LG7, ASM292280v2, whole genome shotgun sequence:
- the LOC112158713 gene encoding uncharacterized protein LOC112158713: MAASVADGHRRDFTNKDDKRVWNSSGHLQCKPMRLPALGTQRIIQGNGTNVGTVISLQCPAKHKLMGKELTCVLDSNSTHWAGWEPFCKPLTPFEEHGFRVAILVSIVSSAIILFMSLAFITCCLLDCMKEDRKKQQDRELDAWQQEEQRQHQEDSRTRDSHKGRNNNNNNAQEKMLPLWDPINPSLGINMQPCRYHNQYVYGPEACTCGPPQAQLPGHVYTRLLSSENQQLCPPSYPGPSLASCLPTSSGLSQVPAPGPPTVWQYGEHHSSFSELIPASTSGSDLRNTNSNQNVKPNQLSIRIISV, from the exons ATGGCGGCTTCTGTGGCAGATGGGCACAGGAGGGATTTTACCAATAAAGATGATAAGAGGGTGTGGAACAGCTCAG GTCATCTACAGTGCAAACCCATGCGCTTACCAGCTCTGGGAACCCAAAGGATCATCCAGGGCAACGGGACCAATGTGGGGACTGTCATTTCCCTGCAGTGTCCAGCCAAGCACAAACTGATGGGCAAAGAGCTGACTTGTGTCTTGGACTCCAACAGCACCCACTGGGCTGGATGGGAGCCTTTCTGTAAAC CTCTGACTCCCTTTGAGGAACACGGCTTCCGTGTCGCCATCCTGGTGTCCATTGTAAGCTCAGCCATCATCTTGTTCATGTCCTTGGCCTTCATCACCTGCTGCTTACTCGACTGCATGAAAGAGGACAGAAAGAAACAGCAGGACAG GGAATTGGATGCATGGCAACAAGAGGAGCAACGCCAACATCAGGAGGACAGTAGAACCCGTGACAGTCACAAAGgcagaaacaacaacaacaataacgCACAGGAGAAGATGCTTCCACTGTGGGACCCCATTAATCCCTCTTTAGGCATCAACATGCAACCCTGCAG ATATCACAATCAGTATGTTTACGGTCCAGAGGCCTGCACTTGTGGACCTCCACAAGCTCAGCTTCCTGGACATGTCTATACCCGGCTTCTGTCATCTGAAAACCAACAATTGTGTCCACCTTCATATCCAGGACCTTCTTTGGCATCTTGTTTGCCCACAAGCTCGGGCTTGTCCCAGGTCCCCGCGCCGGGACCTCCAACGGTGTGGCAGTATGGAGAACACCACAGCAGTTTTTCAGAACTGATTCCAGCGAGTACAAGCGGATCCGACCTGAGGAATACAAACTCAAACCAGAACGTGAAGCCCAACCAGCTTTCCATCAGGATTATATCAGTATGA